The genomic stretch CTCTGTTTCCACCGAGGTCCGTTCCAAGAAGTTGTCCCGTTTCGGTAAACGGGTAGCCCAGGAGGTTACGGTGGAACAGATCAATCATTACGTGAAAAGAATCCTGGGGGATAGGGAAACCATGCCCCTCCATGAGGTTCCGCTGGAAACGCCGGACCAGTGGGTCAGGCTCATCTATATTATCCTTTTCAGCCGCTCCCGCCGTGCTCTCTATCGCTTGGAAGGGAAAAGGGGAGAAACCGTAACCCTTAAAGGCGGGCAGGTAGAAGTTCCCAATCTGGTCATTAAGAGAAAGGAGAAACAGGCTTGAGCTGGTACCAGCAGTATGAGGAATTTACCAACAAAGAAAAAGAGACCTTCCGGGAAGCAGCCAACCTGCTTTTGCGACAGACATTCCTCGTTAGTGAGCGGGAGGCGGACCGTCCTTATTATCGTTTTGTAGAACGTTATCTTGAGGTATTTACCGGTTACTTTCTCCTCTCCGGATGGGATTTGATGCATATAAAACGCCTGGCAGTTATTCAGCTTTATAACCGTTATGAAAAAAACCGTTATAATTTTACCCTGCAGGAAACCATTTTTCTTTTCATCCTTCGTTTACTTTACGAGGAAAAACAGCGGGACCTGCGTTTGACTCAACAGGTACTGGTATCCGGGCGGGATATCCAGGAAAAATACATGGCTTTACAAATCAGAAACCGCCTGCCGGCCCAGGAGGATATGCAGAGAATACTTAGGCTGTTCAACCGTTTTTCTCTTTTAGATCTCAAGCGGGGCCATTGGAAGGAAACAGATGCCGTTTACGTCCTCTACCCTTCGCTGACCCTGGTACTGGACATAACCGGTATGGAAAACCTGGCTCAGTGGATTGCTGAACAAGGGGTAAAGGAGGGGCTGGAGGATGAGATCTCTGACCAAGATTAAACTGATTAACTGGCATTATTTTACCAATGAAACTATTCCTCTGGAGGGCAGTGCCCTTATCACGGGCGATAACGGCGCAGGCAAATCCACCTTGATTGATGCCCTGCAAGTGGTCATCATAGCCAATTTAAAGAAGATCAAGTTTAACTCTTCCGCTTTCGATGAGAAAACTACCAGGGATCTCAAGAGCTATCTCCGCGGTAAGACCGGCGCCGAGGGGAACACCTACCTGCGGGGGGAAAGGGATTTTTCCAGCTATGTCGTGCTGGAGATAACCCATACGCCTACCCAGAAGCCCTACCTGATCGGTGTGGTTTTTGATTACTTTAGCTCTTCGGGGGAAGAGGAACACGTCTTTTTCCGGGTGGACGAGCACCCCTTGGAGGACAGTCTATTTTTCCAGGATGGCGTGCCTCGAAACAGGCAGCAGTTTTTCCACCACCTAAAAGTAAAAAAGCTTAAATTTCGTCAGTATCGTAACGATATTGAGGGTTACCTAAGCGACCTGCGTCAGTTATTCGGTGGGGTTAAAGAATCTTTCTTTTCCCTTTTTGGTAAGGGGATTTCCTTTTCGCCCATAACCAATCTGCGCAGTTTCGTCTACGAATACATCCTGGAAGAGCGCCGTATAGATGTTGATACCATGCGCGACTACTTCGAAAAATTCCGCCAGGTGGAGAACCTAATTTTGGAGACGGAACAGGAAATAAAGGCGCTGGAACTAATATCCCAAGAGTACGGTGAAATTGAAAACCTTCGACGGCAGGAACAAATCAGCCAGTACATGGAATACCGGGCTCGATGGGAACAGAAAAAACTGGAACTGGTGCAAGCGCAAGAACGTCAACAACAGATACGGGAGAGGCTTGTAGACCTGCGTCGGGAAATGGAGCTGTTAGAAAACCGGCGCCGACAACTGGTAAGTGAAAAGGAAGAAATCGAGACAAAGATCGCCGACCACCAGGTTGCCCGGCGGGAGCGGGAACTCAGTGAGCGGAAACAGAGGTTGCAGCAGCAAATCCAACAACTGGAAAAAATACGGACCAATCTATTCCACCAGGTAAGGGTTGAGATCGCTGAAAGGGAACGGCTTTTGGAAGTGCTGCGCCGGGTAGATGCCCCCTTCGAGCTGACAGAAGCCCTGCTCGGAGGGCGGGAGGACTGGCAGCGTTTTCTCGACGACGGGACTTCTTTCCCGGTCGACCTTGAAGAGCAGTCCCGCAACTGGAACGAGTGCATGACCTGGCTTACCCGGCAGGAGGCCCGCTGGGAGGAAGAAAAAAAGAGGTGGGAAGAAAAAGAGGCTGAACTGAAGCAGACAATCGAAGAATTGCAGAAGAACCAGGTTTTAAGTAGCGCTTCTCCCGCCATGAAGTTGAAGAAATTGTTGCAGGAGCACATGATACCCAACGACGGAAGGGAAAGTATTCCGGTCTATGTCTTCTGTGAAGCTATCGACATCCGTGACCGGCGCTGGCAGAATGCTATTGAAGGTTACCTCCATACCCAGAAATTCGACCTTCTGGTGCCGCCGGGATATTTTGACCAGGCGCTGGATATTTATGAACGGTACAAATTTACCCACGGCATCGAAAACGTGGGACTGGTCAACACGGAAAAACTGTTACTGGAAGCGAAACCTGCGCGCAAGGGAAGCCTTGCCGAAGAAATCGTAGCCGATGAAGATTATGTCCTTGCCTATGCCAACTGGCTTCTGGGAGCAGTAATGAAGTGTGAAACCGAAAAAGAATTAAAACGGCACCGCCGGGCTATTACTCCCACCTGTATGCTCTACCAGAATCACACGGCCCGTCAAATTCCTAAAAGCCGTTACGAGGTGCCCTATATCGGGCGGGAAGCGGTGAAGGTACAACTTGCTAGAAAGCAAAAAGAATGGGAGGAATGTCGCAGGAAACTGTCGCTTTTAAAGGAACGGCTTGAAGCGGTGGCGAGCGTTTCCAACTTGGAGAGCAGTAAAGCAGACCGTTACCAGAGATGGCTCGAGGAGTTCACGGCATGTCGGGAGCTGGATGAGCTGGGCCGAGAACTGTACGAGGTTAACCAGGAGCTCCTTTCCCTGGACCGCTCTGAGCTGGACAGGCTGGAAGAGGAGAAAAAGGAAAAAGAGGCCGCGATCGAGGAATGCCGGGTGAAAAGATCCGGACTTGATAAGGAAGAAGGCCAACTGGAAACAGAACTCGATTTCCTGGCCCAGAAGCTAAAACGCCTT from Calderihabitans maritimus encodes the following:
- a CDS encoding ATP-binding protein; the protein is MRSLTKIKLINWHYFTNETIPLEGSALITGDNGAGKSTLIDALQVVIIANLKKIKFNSSAFDEKTTRDLKSYLRGKTGAEGNTYLRGERDFSSYVVLEITHTPTQKPYLIGVVFDYFSSSGEEEHVFFRVDEHPLEDSLFFQDGVPRNRQQFFHHLKVKKLKFRQYRNDIEGYLSDLRQLFGGVKESFFSLFGKGISFSPITNLRSFVYEYILEERRIDVDTMRDYFEKFRQVENLILETEQEIKALELISQEYGEIENLRRQEQISQYMEYRARWEQKKLELVQAQERQQQIRERLVDLRREMELLENRRRQLVSEKEEIETKIADHQVARRERELSERKQRLQQQIQQLEKIRTNLFHQVRVEIAERERLLEVLRRVDAPFELTEALLGGREDWQRFLDDGTSFPVDLEEQSRNWNECMTWLTRQEARWEEEKKRWEEKEAELKQTIEELQKNQVLSSASPAMKLKKLLQEHMIPNDGRESIPVYVFCEAIDIRDRRWQNAIEGYLHTQKFDLLVPPGYFDQALDIYERYKFTHGIENVGLVNTEKLLLEAKPARKGSLAEEIVADEDYVLAYANWLLGAVMKCETEKELKRHRRAITPTCMLYQNHTARQIPKSRYEVPYIGREAVKVQLARKQKEWEECRRKLSLLKERLEAVASVSNLESSKADRYQRWLEEFTACRELDELGRELYEVNQELLSLDRSELDRLEEEKKEKEAAIEECRVKRSGLDKEEGQLETELDFLAQKLKRLSLEEKECRGRYLSFAESLSDDLLGTCRQKWERESRKKVPSELERNYGSHIQRLRTRINNGMLRLVELRKDFNNRFNFAGDPRAEDNRAYEERHRLLVESHLQEYREEARKAREKAEQAFKEHFVARLRESIELAREEIKELNRALKDLKFGKDSYSFRLSPRPGMREYYDMIMDPNLHMGETLFSQAFRDRHGDTLDRLFREITVKDEDFQERMQQLTDYRSYLDFEIVITDEQGNKSYFSRVSRDKSGGETQVPFYVAILASFYQAYHLYRKKDTLRLVVFDEAFNRMDADNVEECVRFIRKLGFQALIVAPTGKIQLIVPHVNTNIIVMREGYHSFVERVTRKDIENWAQKQ
- a CDS encoding DUF4194 domain-containing protein; this encodes MSWYQQYEEFTNKEKETFREAANLLLRQTFLVSEREADRPYYRFVERYLEVFTGYFLLSGWDLMHIKRLAVIQLYNRYEKNRYNFTLQETIFLFILRLLYEEKQRDLRLTQQVLVSGRDIQEKYMALQIRNRLPAQEDMQRILRLFNRFSLLDLKRGHWKETDAVYVLYPSLTLVLDITGMENLAQWIAEQGVKEGLEDEISDQD